The sequence below is a genomic window from Coffea arabica cultivar ET-39 chromosome 4c, Coffea Arabica ET-39 HiFi, whole genome shotgun sequence.
AAGCAGATGATCATCCATGAAAATTAAGATTCATGTTCTAATGCAatgtttctttcttgtttctaGAGCCTGTCTTTTTCAATCGAGTAGTATTGTTTTCAAAGAGAGATTTCTGAGTGCTCCACTCTCTACCAATCTTAAGTATTACTGATAATCagtaatttctcaaactcatcaacttgaaaaaagaaggaagttATCGCTCATGAAAATATGTGTCTGGGTTAAAATGCATAAGTTTTGGCATTTGTATTGCATTTGCAGCATAATCATTTCATCTAAGATGCTCTGAGGTCTGTCTGGTTAAATTCTCTACAGGCCCTTCTGGATAACCCGAGACTCTGACATGACAACTGCAAATTGTCCACAATTAGGACATGTATAAACAGTATCATGTGTTTGTGCAGACATCAATAGGATGCTTCTTCTGCGTGATTAATAATGCTTTAAAGTATGCTTTTTACAATTCAATAGTATCTTTAATAGTATAGATGCATGTGCAGCTCAGATCTGGCTACCATTGActggcttttctttttctttttctttttttttttttactttgctTGGTTTGTTGTTGATGATTGAATGGTGGTTTATTTCTCATCTATTAGAAATATAACTAAAAGTTCAAAAATACAACTAATTCCATAACCAGTATCAAAACTATAAATGCATCATCCTTCGATGGGCCACTGACTGTGCATACTAGTTATTTCAACAAAAATCTAACGCTTAAAACCCGTCTTGACGAATGCCACTAATGCCTGTAGTTGCACTAGTTAATCAAATCCTTCAACTTCTTCATGGAATGCAAAACGGCAATGACTTCCAAGGTCATCTTTGTTTATGGAATTCCATTAAAAACATATTTATGTAAAGAATTGGGTAGTATAAAACTTTAAATGATAAATATATTCATTCAAACAATAATATGTGTATTTCAACTGGAgattattttggaaaaatttcttttgatttatcTAGCACTTATTTGTGATATTATGTAGGGTTCATAGAATTGAACAGCCCTTAACATTTGAGGCGATTTGGATTCTGCCCCTTAATATTTTTTCTAAGCACTTTGCCTCCTAGATTAACAACCAAAGGTAAAGGTCTAGTAAAAACACATAATCGCCCTTAAGCTGGCGATTGCAGTTTTTCCCTACAAACTACAACTCTAGTTGCACTCTGCCCCCCAAAAGAACTTTATACTCAATTTACCTCCTAATTTATGTTGAAGGATAAGATTATCTTTGATATTTTACCTATTCACAGtgttcttttttctccctttatttcatttccctctctcttttagTTTTTCCCTTATTTTTATCATTATTAGCAACTACTAAAAAAAGCTGCTATTTTATTGTCAATAATTTTTTAATCACAAACTCCAAGTTTTATACATGTTTGAATAATTTATTGCCCAATTAATTATGCTTTCAAATGCTGAAGACAAGAATACAGTTATGCTGTAACATTTAGTTTTTTAGTTGTCTCCAACATTCTTTCAAGTGTcaaaggttattttgtttttcttttttcactatCAATAGTTAATAAAAGTTTTGATGTTAAGTTTGCTGTATGTTGTAGTTAGTTTGTTACGTGGATGACAAAGCATATAtaacttaaaaatgaaaatacataAATCTAAAAATATAAGTTAGAGGCTCTGTTTTTAAATtgggaccggaccggccggttgaaccgggaaccggccaaTGGTCCGGTCCGGTTAACTTTAAAAACCGGAAAATTCAAAATTCGGTCAAATCAGGTCAAAACCCAGGTTTGACCGGAAAAAAGACCcgatttttttaacttttttttaaaggTCAAAAtgtttttaatattatgttttgacccctaggttgttaaaatttattaatatatctcaaatatttcatactttataaattttgtcttaaagtttggtgttatttttcaattaaatccataattttaattctaaacttgttaatgctcattaaataacataaattgctatttgattgttctaatttctttgtattttcttgttaaatatatttaaaacatTAAATacatatgaatatacctttattaatattaacatgttattagatattttacataaaatattttaatttttaaataatttttatttatgacgtcattcGGTTCAACCCCGATCGAACTTGGTTGAACCCATTGACCCTTGATCTCGACCGAGTCGATacccggtccggttctgaaaacataggttaGAGGCTCAAAGGCTCAAATTAGGCAATTATCAATACTTATGTAATAGTTTTGAAGTGAATAGAGCGGatggcatatatatatatgtatatataatgAAAAATAAGTGACAGAAAAAACAAAACGTAATTGAAATAACAGTAGTGTAAGCTGCCTTAAAATTCTTTAGAAGGCAAACTGCAAATAAGGTTATATTTATTGGGAAATTGCAAGTTAGCATTAAAATGAGGGCAACATTTGAAATTAAGGCATTATATAACGGTCAAACCTTATTTTCACTGCCGAGGAGCTGTAAAGAAGTGCTTGGGAAATAGTACTAGGTGGCAAACTGCAAATCACCCCATTAAAGAAGTCTAATCATCCTATCATAGATGTTGAATGCTATTAACcatatgatgtatgtgaaattaaaaaatagtaagaaaATAAGAAGTAATGAGAAAACATATTTTAAGAATGtccaaaaaaatttccaaataaattcatcctttttTTCTGGTTCTTTATACTTCATCCAAAGTTACTTATACATTTCTTCAAATTTCTGTGCGCAATTTAATCATAACCAATTGAATCTCAAAGTGCCCCATATCACGCCATCAAGTGCATGCCTCTAAATTCTAACTCCAACAATCATTTCTCAATGGTGCATGAGAACTCAAATGGGTAAGAAATTGGCCTCTGGACTTCACACAACATGGGCCAATTCTCCAAGCCAAGTTTTATTAAGGGAAAATCGCATAAATGGTCCATCACATATTATAATTGTACTTTTTTTTATCCATTACTTTCAAAATGAAGTAAATTCATCCTTCACGTTTCAAAATGTACATTTTGTTCCTTACACTCATTTCAAGCGCTTTTTGGCTAGGAAATGTCATGTGCCACCACGTAATGATAATTTCAAGGGCAAAACAGATATTATATCCTATTttcaactaaaaattaaatttctgAATTTTCCACGTTAGAATGACGGCAAATCTGAAGTCCAAACACATGTCCTGAGATATGTGCTCTTTTTTTGTTCTCTATGttcttcttttactttttttttatatattttgcatttattttgatATTTCATCAACTTTGTTTTCACTACAACTTTTATCCTCACTTTTCCATTTGTTAAATATTATTTTGGGGTTAACTTTCTTCAttggaattttttattttcctattTTAAAAGTCCTCAAGAATTTTTAAAGTAACAGTTAAACTTTTTCTTAATTATTAGTTTTACTAGATGTGGTGTATTTTGGTGAGAATAGGGTGTGATGTCTATTTTACCTATTTTACCCGTAAAATCATTATCGAATGGTAGCACATGACCTTTTTCTAACTAAAAAGTCATCAAAATGGATATAGGAACTAAAATGACATATTTTGTTTATCTGAAGGATGGATTTtcatcattttaaaagtgacgGGCTAAAAAGATGTAAATGCAATATGTGAGGGACTATTTGCATCATATTTCCTTTTATTATGGTCAGCCATTAAGGATGGATTTACAGAGGGTGGGCAGGGGCAACCAACGCCTCCCCTCCCtataattttgtaaaatctATATAGGCCCCTTAAAGTTTTCTAAAACTTATAAATGAAGCCttaatttttaaatcaaaatttgtcCCTTTGCCTCCCCCAATGTGTTGTCAATATTTAAATCAACTAAGTAAtcttctttgatttttctttgaaaatgatttatatttgaaagaaataaaattatatcctatatttttttaacaaaactgATCCAAACGAGTTTTCTTGACAACCATGTTTGGGCCCCTATTCCCAACCCATAGACAAGGCACGGACTGCCTCTTAATGCATGGTATGGATTGCAACTTACATGTACTAGTGCGTTCCACCTATTGCTCTGTTCGTTCAAACAATTCCACATCGGCTTATAATTAAACAACTTGATCAATTTTTCAGAAAATATATTGTATGGTAGTAGTGATATGATAATGCATTAGGAGAACTGGCAATATATGAAGTGTGGGGGGTTTTTGGGGAATGGAAGAAACTCTtgaaaattaaatataaatattttgcaactcttaaaaaaataaatattgaatTTTTCTATAAGAAAAATTCAAGGAAATTAACCAATATATAGTATTAGATTAAGATTTTAAGAGAACAAGAGAAGGCCTTCATATAACTATTCGAAAATTTTATAGGGGTtaaaagaagtttccaaaatttagaAGGGGCTCTTCCGGTAAATGGTAAGATTTGAAAACATAAGTACGAATGACAGAGGCGGAGGAAGTTAGCTATGTTCCAATCTATCTACAATGAATACTAAATTAGTTCTTTGTACAAATGTATTGAACAAATAATGTAAAGAATAATtagttgaaacttgaaaggtGAATTTAGCCCCTTACTCGTCAACTCGCCATTGAGATATTATGATGAGAGGCGCTTTGAAATTGAGCAACATTAGTAACGGGACAAATTTCATATGCTCATGTACGTGAGAATAGTTGGTAAATCTGGAATGTGTCCAAGCAATTATATTGTAACTAGGTAATTGTTGGTAACTAATATTATGTTGCAAATTGTGTAAGATATTAAGTTTGGGGTGTAAAATGAGAACAATTGAATATATAAAGGATGCAAAGTCATATAAGTCCTTACTAACACATCAAACAAGCAATGCCTAGGAACATTACATAAACACATATATAGGCAGCTATTTCCAAAGAGAGATACTACATATATATAAAGGGAAAAGACAGAGGAGGATATAAAACAATTGCAGTAAAAGCCTAAAAAGAATATAAAAGAACAGGAAAATggcaaaaaaaataagatacacaAATAAGATACTAAAATCTCTTGAACTGACATAAATAACCTTACAATTAACAAAATTTGTATACCACTTTTGTGACTTAAGTACTTATTTGAATAATATAATTGTTGAGTCGACAAAAGGTCATAATCAAAAGGGTTTATCTGCACTTATACTAACTAATAAAAACTCCCCAAAATATCGTATTTCTAACTTTTTAGTGGAAAGATTACACAGTGTCTTTCTATTTAACACAACTTCTTTATTTAACCTTTGTTCTTACAAATAATTTCTTTTCACAATGAATAAAAAGATTTATGactcaaagaaaacaaaaatttgcatTCCTACAGAACTTGTTGGTTATAATTAGAATATAagttgaaaatgaaatttaggGTGCATCCAGTTTTAAGTTTCTAGTCCGATAATGGTTGGGAAGGACACTTATGATAAGgaagaaaggagaagaaaaggCAAAAGTGTAAGACAAACAAAAagtcaaggaaaaagaaaaaagaaatatattgATTAATCTAATTGGCTGTGCCTTTCATATTTTATAAGTTTGATACATCTTGATTTTTTGGTTTTCCCCAACatgtctttctttttattttgacaGTGCAATGCATTTTTAAACGTTCAAAGGCAAATGCCACAAATCTaatatttagaattaaaattaaagaTATGGATGGTGAGAACATACTTAACCTTGAAGGGAAGTGGGCTGAGAGAGGTGGTGTTATTACATGACATACAGTCAATAAGCCATACAGATTAGGCTAGTATCCCTCTCCTACGTAACGGGTATTTTACctaaaaaagggcaaaaaatatatatataaaaaaaagactCCATATAATTAAGCTAACCTGTGAAAAGCATTTTATGGTTTCAAATCATACATTCCGGTTTCTCAAGATTTGAACTAATTTGAAACAGCAataaaaatcatcaaaactaattGAGGCAGATGAAATGATAGaattatcttaatatattcaagCAAAACAAACTTTCCAAGAACCGTcctaattaattaaatttatggAGAAACACTTTATTGTTAAGCCAACCTATGAAAGAACCCTCTATGATTACTGATTGTTGTCATTAGCATTCTCCACCTTCGATcgtccccttccccttcaccaCAACCCCCTTTGTCCCCTTTTTCCTCCTCTCCCTTTCCCTCTCCTGCACCCCCTTCCCTTCCTATGCAACCCCTTTCCTGCACCTCCTCACCTTCTTTCTATGACTAAATTTATCATAGGAGAGAGAGGATAGGCTTTGAGGAAAGGGTGATTTGGTCACaacctcttctctctctctttcacaACAAATTATGGTCATTGGAAGGAGAAAGGATGCGAAGAAATGGCTGTGAAAGGAGAAAAGGGAGCGGGATGCAAGAAAGGTGGTGATGGAGAAGAGAATGGTGGTGGCAAGAGGGGAGTGGTGGTGGAGGAAGAGATGGGGgtagtattttatttttatttatttatttaatgtatAGAAATAAGGTGAGTTTATTTaggagtttttatttatttattttatgtatagaaataagatgagttatatttgaaaatttttatttatttgtttattgtaCAGAAATAAGGTGAGTTATATTTGagagtttttatttattttatgtatagaaataagatgaattgtatttaggagttttggattgtttttgAGAATATTATAAGTTCTCAGGGGTTTAATAGGTATATCAgctaaaaatttgatttaaaaaattattttccaggTCCAGCACGTGCAATAGAGGCACGTTTATCTCAAACTCATtaatttaaatgatttttgttgatttttcacGTTAGTTCAAACCACGAAATACTAAATTGTATGACTTGAAATCATAAGAGGCTTTTTCTATAGGTTTGCTTAATCATAAGGGGCTTTCTgcattttaccattttatttaACTTTATTTAACTTTAAGGATATGATAGGTATATCATCAGaatttttatttgtttccaGTAAATACTCACAAAAGAGGTGCGTGTATCTCAAACGGATTAATTCATACGATTTCTATCACTTTTTTAAAGTAGTTCAAACTACAAGGTATTGGAATGTATGTTTTGAAATTATAGggacttttttgtattttatccaaaaaattaaaatgatatgTTTCATCTcacaaattttagaaaaaaactatttttttgtcctttacttttaaaatgaagctaATCAATCCCTCACAGTTTTAAAACAATGCAAATCAATGCCAAAATGACAACCTGATATAGATTTCAAGGGTAAAATTGAAACATCACTTTAGTGTTAACCAAATCTAAGTATATCTGACATATACATCATATTAAGtcaatagaaaaaggaaaaaaattcaaaattacagCATAAGAAAAACCTTCTctcttaaaaattaaaaattttgagaaagtgATATTAGGtgaacataaaaaaaattaaaattatgacATAAAAAACAAACCATTCActttaaaaaagaagaaaattttaaaaattataacatcAAAAACAAACCCTTCACTctaaaaagttttaaaatttttgaattataaaattttgattgtttctttttgtGTTGACTAATGTCATTgcctcaaaaaattttaacttCTTTTAGGCAgaaatgtttattttttatgtcataatttttattttttcattttatagTGACTTAATGTCATGTACGCATCATATGTAGCTAGATTTGGAAGAACTAAGATGATGTTCCAATTTTATATCTAAAATCTATATTATATTATCAATCTGGAActaatttgtttcatttttaaaaTGTGAGGAACTAGCTTGTAGCATTTTAAAAATGAgagataaaaaatattttttgccaaaagtaaaaaatgaaataggtcattttttcaacaaaaaatgCCATACACATTAATTATCTTTGCATGTTAATTGGTTCCATCATCAATTATGTGGCAAATGTTATGTAAATAGGTGGGGTATTAATGAGGTCAGATTCCCGCTCTGCTCCAAAAAAGAGAAAGCAGAGGTAAATGATGGAAAATTGACTTGATAAGAGAGGAATCTAGtacatttttgttctttttccacCTATAAAGGTGCTTTTGTAAGCCTAGAtccagaatttcttgaaaagtttTGTCTGATCAGATTAGTGGTATTGGTGATTTAGTTCCGCTCAGTTCCCCTCTTAACCCCTTTGATCATCCCCTAGGAGTAGGTCTAAATTATAATATATCgtgtctgaaaaaaaaaacctataaaGGTGCCTTGGTTTTGGCTTGTGGAAAATTGATCGTTGCTTGTTCATACCAGGACCAAGGCTTTACTGTAGCATCCAAAACCGTGGACCTATAAAAATGTCTTGGTCATGGCCTGCGGAAAATTGATCATTTTATGTTCATTCCAAGGGCCAAGACTTTGCTGTAGTATCCAAAACCGTGGACCTATAAAAGCGTCTTGGTTATGGTTATAAGTagcaaataaatttatttaactaaatttattcATATCTGTTCACGAATAGACGAACTaatagtttgaaaaaaaaaacggaGTTATTATTGAACTAAACTAACCaaatttcaattaaattttgttaaatggAACCTACCAGGTTGCTATACTACTTATTGCAATTTAAAAGTGCAAATTCAATATAGAGAAATCCCAATTCATCAACTATATAATTATTGCGCATTCATGAATATAGATTTTGggaatgaaaattaaaaaattttaataatattatATAGGTATAAAGCAAAACTTGTTTGTTAATGATCCACCCCAAAGCCATCTTGAATCTATCATGATTCCACTTGAatgtttcttaaaaaaaaaaaaaaaaaacttgttttcaaatcattgtaacttagttttgaaaaaaaaaaaaacttgtaactGTGAATTAGTGCATGAGAAATTTAACTATTAAACACTAGTTATTTCATTCTTCATCCTTCGTATACTTTGTTTGATATCCACCGTCCCAATACTAGTAGCGGTAATATGTCACTACTACAATCCTAATAATCATTTCTTTCACGTCTCAGTCTCAGGGCGGGGTGCTTGCGCTAGCATTCCTTGTCTCGTCTGCTTTACCTTTTTTATCCCCCTTTTATCTAATGGGgagaagaaaaattagaaaagctGAAAAGAAATGTAAAAGAGAAGGCATGTCTCCAGAAAACGTCAAACCTACAATTGAAAGTGGACGATATTTGCGTCGCATTCTTTCGGTAATCTCATCTCAGATGCAAAAGTTTGCTGGGATAGTTCTTGGATTGTGCAGCAACTGgctctttgttttttttgctACTACAGGATATGATACCATGACAATAAAGTAGACAAGTGGATCTAGCTTCTTGATCACTCCAAGCATTTGAGaggttcttgttttttttttttttttttttcaacaaatgaTAACAGCTTTATAGATATTAACACTTGATAATACAAGGATTAATTTGAGAGGTTCTTGTTGAAAGGAAAGAAATCCAAAGGGCCCTGTTTGTTGTTCAGCTTCTACTGTTCCTaattttcaccatgaaaattgTTATTTGGTCTCTGCACAAAGTTGTTGGTAGATGTCTGCGATGTTACAATGAGTACCATTAATTAGGTCTTAAATATCTTGAAAGATTTTGCACTCCAAAAGGTAGTATAAATAAAGCTAAAGTACAATGACAGGATCGACGGGATGAAATAACCGAGGAGCAAAATTCAATAATGTGTCCAGATTATGAAATGGAAGAGATGCGCTTGATTACTGTAACTTATTAAGGACAGCAGAAAAGGTGAACATGATGGAAAGAAAGGATCTCAGGCAAATAATAAGAtgaaggcaaggataaagatGAATTATTCCACCGTCCCAAAACACGCCAGCAGCAGCACCTTTATCTTTTTTGGAGGGCTCCCAGACGTCCCTACCATGTAAATCGAACTGCTTTCTTTTTGACTGGAAGAGAAAATGAACCACGTGAGAATCGAGCCTCTCTTCCGAGATCAGTTAAAAACAACAGAGATTAGAAGTTTTGCAGCTGCACCTAACAGGCAAAAGCTTCTCCTCCTTTACTAGTTGTTCAAAGCAAAGCTCACTTTACCACGATGGCTGACCCTGCTCTCTCTTTTGTTATTGAGAGAACTGGCGATCTGCTGATTCAAAAAATTGTTTTCCTGAAAGGCGTTCGACCACAAGTTGAGAGACTTCGAAATGATCTGGCCCGGATGCGGTGTTTCCTGAAAGATGCAGATCAAAGGCAAGATGAAGAGGAGAGGATTCGCCACTGGGTTTCTGAAATCAGAGATGCTGCCTACGATGCGGAGGATATCATTGAGATATTTGCCAGCAAAGTTGAGTTCTTCACAAAGGACGAGGGATTGGTCACCAAATTGACATATTATCCCTTGAAAATTGTGAACTTCTACAAGATAGGTAAAGAGATTGAGTCCTTACAGATGAGGATCAATGACATAGCTGATAGCCGTGAAAAATACGGTATCAAAAATCTTGGAGAGGGGATGGGTACACATGGAGAAGAGCTTCAACGGCTCCGGCGATCCTCTCCAATTGGTGAGGACAAGGATATTGTGGGcttcgagaagataacaaaATCCCTGGTGAAAGAACTTTTGAAAGGGGACAAAAACCGCCGGGTGGTTTCGATCATTGGCATGGGAGGTGCTGGTAAGACAACTCTAGCCAAAAAAGTTTATAACCATGCTGATGTCAGGGCAAGATTCAACTGCCGTGCTTGGGTATGTGTCTCTTCAAGCTATGATCACAAAAAGATACTAAGATCAATCATAAAGCAATTAAATCCAAACGATGACAAGCTATCTGAAATGTTGGAAAAGATGGAAGTGGAAGAGGAAGTGTTGGAAGAAAGGCTCTATAAAGATCTCCAAGACAAATGTTGTCTTGTAGTACTTGATGATGTATGGAAGGAAGCAGCGTGGGATTGTCTATCCAGGAGGGCATTTCCTGATGTTGGCACATCAAGTAGATTGCTGCTTACAAGTCGCAATCGGGAAGTTGCCGTACACGCAGATGCTCTTAGCAACCCGTGTGAGTTGAAAACTTTGGGACAGGAAGACAGCTGGCAGTTGTTTCTCAAAAAGGCCTTAGGTCATGGGGCTAATGCTGGGTGTCCTCCGGATTTGGAAGGAGTAGGCAGAGAGATTGCAAGGAGATGTGCCGGTCTGCCACTAGCCATCACGGTTATAGGTGGTCTG
It includes:
- the LOC113739915 gene encoding putative disease resistance protein At1g50180, encoding MADPALSFVIERTGDLLIQKIVFLKGVRPQVERLRNDLARMRCFLKDADQRQDEEERIRHWVSEIRDAAYDAEDIIEIFASKVEFFTKDEGLVTKLTYYPLKIVNFYKIGKEIESLQMRINDIADSREKYGIKNLGEGMGTHGEELQRLRRSSPIGEDKDIVGFEKITKSLVKELLKGDKNRRVVSIIGMGGAGKTTLAKKVYNHADVRARFNCRAWVCVSSSYDHKKILRSIIKQLNPNDDKLSEMLEKMEVEEEVLEERLYKDLQDKCCLVVLDDVWKEAAWDCLSRRAFPDVGTSSRLLLTSRNREVAVHADALSNPCELKTLGQEDSWQLFLKKALGHGANAGCPPDLEGVGREIARRCAGLPLAITVIGGLLLGKKKLKSEWEKVLNNFRAYLSSSQSEAGAILELSYADLPP